From the genome of Methylocystis bryophila, one region includes:
- a CDS encoding tRNA nucleotidyltransferase, translated as MTSFSDRDHTGLALLRAAARVGRAPSEADFVELEFWRERVEAGALEALSPSRAWPEIAECLMARAPARSMQLLRDCGALRRLLPEVEALFGVPQIAEGDVNADLGELLMNALSEAALCGAPLPVRFALMVMNVGKSDSPREHLPVHYGHIERGRPRIEAICARFEAPEDCLDLALLALAEGERVHRVSRVRAGPVAAMLERLGAFDERSLFDALMTVCACDFRAYQGRAGQAYPKAAILAAALDACRQVAEPAGAEATALRAKAIANAFASERWSESMD; from the coding sequence ATGACCTCTTTCTCCGATCGCGATCACACGGGGCTTGCGCTGCTTCGAGCCGCGGCGCGCGTCGGCCGCGCGCCGTCGGAAGCCGATTTCGTCGAACTCGAGTTCTGGCGGGAGCGCGTTGAAGCCGGCGCCCTGGAAGCGCTGTCCCCCTCGCGAGCCTGGCCCGAAATCGCCGAATGTCTGATGGCGCGCGCGCCTGCGCGATCGATGCAATTGCTGCGCGACTGCGGGGCTCTCCGCCGTCTGCTTCCCGAGGTTGAGGCGCTGTTTGGCGTGCCGCAGATCGCGGAAGGCGACGTGAACGCGGATCTCGGCGAGCTCCTCATGAACGCGCTGTCGGAGGCGGCGCTCTGCGGCGCCCCGCTCCCCGTGCGTTTCGCGCTCATGGTCATGAATGTCGGCAAGTCGGATTCGCCGCGAGAGCATCTTCCCGTGCATTACGGGCATATCGAGCGCGGGCGCCCGCGCATCGAGGCGATCTGCGCGCGATTTGAGGCGCCCGAAGACTGCCTGGACCTCGCCTTGCTGGCGCTCGCCGAAGGCGAGCGCGTGCATCGCGTCTCACGCGTGCGCGCCGGACCCGTCGCCGCCATGCTTGAGCGATTGGGCGCCTTCGACGAGCGCTCTCTTTTCGACGCCTTGATGACGGTGTGCGCTTGCGATTTTCGCGCTTACCAAGGCCGGGCCGGCCAGGCCTATCCGAAAGCGGCGATCCTTGCCGCGGCGCTCGACGCTTGCCGCCAAGTGGCAGAGCCGGCCGGGGCCGAGGCGACAGCCCTGCGCGCCAAGGCGATCGCAAACGCCTTCGCGTCGGAGCGCTGGTCTGAGAGCATGGATTAA
- a CDS encoding NAD(+) synthase — MSHPFFSLHTHGFLRAAVCAPRVAIANPRANAAETLAMAKRAAEQGASLALFPELGLSAYAIDDLLQQDALLEAVETALADLLEASKNLNLILAVGAPLRHKARLYNCAVLMLRGTILGVAPKSYLPGYREFYEKRHFAPGVHVAGEEIDVAGVRAPFGADLVFVAEDFPNLAIHAEICEDLWTPIPPSARAAMAGASVLLNLSASNAIIGKSDVRQTLCASQSARCLSAYLYSAAGEGESTTDLAWDGEALIYELGVQLAKAERFAKEPPLVLADVDLGRIAAERLRQTSFGDCADAEAKTKRFREIRFALVAETKDWGFVREIPRFPFVPDDEARLSELCFEAFNIQAHGLVQRLRATGLKKLVMGVSGGLDSTQALLVAATATDRLGWPRENVLAYTLPAYATSARTRANAWALMRALGVSAQEIDVTPACQRMLEDIGHPAAKGEAVYDLTYENVQAGARTSLLFRLANRHEALVLGTGDLSELALGWCTYGVGDQMSHYNVNASVPKTLIQHLIRWCAREARYGAGTVAALHDILETEISPELVPSGAGAPQRTEDFVGPYALQDFNLFYATRYGFSPAKIAFLAYHAWRDAGAGRWPAGIAADKRVAYDLPDIKRWLGVFLRRFFQTSQFKRSALPNGPKVSSGGSLSPRGDWRAPSDSDATAWLADLERIP, encoded by the coding sequence ATGTCGCACCCCTTCTTCAGTTTACACACGCATGGGTTCCTGCGCGCAGCCGTCTGCGCGCCGCGCGTCGCCATCGCCAACCCGCGCGCCAATGCGGCGGAAACGCTCGCGATGGCGAAGCGGGCGGCGGAGCAGGGCGCCTCGCTCGCGCTGTTCCCGGAGCTGGGCCTCTCGGCTTACGCCATCGACGATCTCTTGCAGCAGGACGCGCTGCTCGAGGCTGTCGAGACGGCCCTCGCCGATCTGCTTGAGGCCTCCAAGAACCTCAACCTCATCCTCGCCGTCGGCGCGCCGCTGCGTCACAAGGCGCGGCTCTATAATTGCGCGGTGCTGATGCTGCGCGGGACGATCCTCGGCGTCGCGCCAAAAAGCTATTTGCCGGGCTATCGCGAGTTCTACGAGAAGCGGCATTTCGCGCCGGGCGTTCACGTCGCGGGCGAGGAGATCGACGTCGCAGGCGTCCGCGCGCCCTTCGGGGCGGACCTCGTCTTCGTCGCGGAGGACTTCCCAAACCTCGCAATCCACGCGGAGATTTGCGAAGATCTGTGGACGCCGATCCCGCCCTCGGCGCGCGCGGCCATGGCCGGGGCGAGCGTGCTGCTCAATCTCTCCGCGAGCAACGCCATCATCGGCAAGTCGGACGTCCGCCAGACTCTATGCGCCTCCCAATCGGCGCGCTGTCTCTCCGCCTATCTTTATTCGGCGGCGGGAGAGGGAGAGTCGACGACCGATCTCGCCTGGGACGGCGAGGCGCTGATCTACGAGCTCGGCGTACAGCTCGCCAAGGCCGAACGCTTCGCAAAGGAGCCGCCGCTCGTCCTCGCCGACGTCGATCTCGGGCGCATCGCCGCCGAGCGGTTGCGGCAGACGAGCTTCGGCGACTGCGCCGACGCCGAAGCGAAAACGAAACGCTTTCGCGAGATCCGCTTCGCTTTGGTCGCGGAAACGAAGGATTGGGGGTTCGTTCGCGAAATCCCGCGCTTCCCCTTCGTGCCGGACGACGAGGCGCGCCTCTCGGAGCTCTGCTTCGAGGCCTTCAACATCCAGGCGCATGGGCTCGTCCAGAGATTGCGCGCGACCGGCTTGAAAAAGCTCGTCATGGGCGTTTCGGGCGGACTCGACTCGACGCAGGCGCTGCTCGTCGCGGCGACCGCGACGGACCGACTCGGCTGGCCGCGCGAGAATGTGCTCGCCTACACGCTACCTGCATACGCGACGAGCGCACGCACGCGCGCCAACGCCTGGGCGCTGATGCGGGCGCTCGGCGTCTCGGCGCAGGAGATCGACGTCACGCCTGCCTGTCAGCGCATGCTTGAGGACATCGGCCATCCGGCGGCGAAGGGCGAGGCCGTCTACGATCTGACATATGAGAACGTGCAGGCGGGCGCGCGCACCTCGCTGCTCTTTCGTCTCGCCAATCGTCATGAGGCGCTCGTTCTCGGCACGGGCGACCTTTCCGAGCTCGCGCTCGGCTGGTGCACCTATGGCGTCGGCGATCAGATGTCGCATTACAACGTCAACGCCTCCGTCCCCAAGACGCTGATTCAGCATCTCATTCGCTGGTGCGCGCGCGAGGCGCGCTATGGCGCGGGGACCGTCGCGGCGCTGCACGACATATTGGAAACCGAGATCTCCCCTGAGCTGGTGCCGTCGGGAGCGGGCGCGCCGCAGCGCACCGAGGATTTCGTCGGGCCCTATGCGCTGCAGGATTTCAATCTGTTCTATGCGACGCGTTACGGCTTCTCGCCCGCCAAGATTGCTTTCCTCGCCTATCACGCTTGGCGCGACGCCGGCGCGGGGCGCTGGCCCGCCGGCATCGCCGCCGATAAGCGCGTCGCCTATGATCTGCCGGACATCAAGCGCTGGCTCGGCGTGTTTCTGCGCCGTTTTTTCCAGACGAGCCAATTCAAGCGTAGCGCCTTGCCCAACGGCCCGAAGGTCTCCTCCGGCGGGTCGCTCTCGCCGCGCGGGGATTGGCGCGCGCCGAGCGACTCTGACGCCACCGCCTGGCTTGCCGATCTCGAGCGCATCCCGTGA
- a CDS encoding TonB family protein produces the protein MSVMSQSLTLKRLTAAPEEGPKRDRLPSSRKRQARLFAIVLFIHVFLLSALVAVDWVSRPLALVEEEIPVEVVTEPPPEPEAQQPPAQQAQEEPKPPEQQQQEKIKQKLTLDEKPAYDAPRAENKEKVEREAPDEETRAQRQARPDEHTAEKPEEQPQKPQQEMQQDPGEQQGATDAAEEDKREAEITKQAAPRPTETRESMFGKPDPKAAIGPKQKSVAQLLASLEPTPHYRLGGAAKVAPISGGTAAPTYFSVVLGYILRKFHPGGGRQETGSIVFFVDPNGNLMHQALRKSSGSSSRDQEALAALHRAQPFPPTPTGTSIGMVWNY, from the coding sequence ATGTCAGTCATGAGCCAAAGCCTAACATTAAAGAGGCTTACGGCCGCGCCGGAAGAGGGTCCGAAGCGCGATCGCCTGCCGTCGTCGCGCAAGCGGCAGGCGAGATTATTCGCTATCGTTCTGTTTATTCACGTGTTTCTCCTGTCCGCGCTCGTGGCCGTCGATTGGGTCTCTCGACCCCTGGCGCTGGTCGAGGAGGAAATCCCGGTCGAGGTCGTCACGGAGCCGCCGCCCGAGCCCGAGGCGCAGCAGCCCCCCGCGCAACAGGCCCAGGAGGAGCCAAAGCCCCCCGAGCAGCAGCAGCAGGAGAAGATCAAGCAGAAGCTCACGCTCGACGAAAAGCCCGCCTATGACGCGCCGCGGGCCGAGAACAAAGAGAAAGTCGAACGCGAGGCCCCCGACGAGGAAACGCGGGCCCAAAGGCAGGCGCGGCCCGACGAGCACACGGCCGAGAAGCCGGAGGAGCAGCCGCAGAAGCCTCAGCAGGAGATGCAGCAGGATCCGGGCGAGCAGCAGGGCGCGACGGACGCCGCCGAAGAGGACAAGCGCGAGGCGGAGATCACCAAGCAGGCGGCTCCCCGGCCGACGGAGACGCGCGAGTCGATGTTCGGCAAGCCGGACCCGAAGGCGGCGATCGGACCCAAGCAGAAATCCGTGGCGCAGCTCCTCGCCTCGCTCGAGCCGACTCCGCATTATCGGCTGGGCGGCGCGGCCAAGGTCGCGCCGATCTCCGGCGGCACGGCGGCGCCGACTTATTTTTCGGTCGTTTTGGGCTACATCCTGCGCAAGTTCCATCCCGGCGGCGGGCGTCAGGAGACGGGAAGCATCGTCTTCTTCGTGGACCCCAACGGCAATCTGATGCATCAGGCGCTGCGCAAATCCAGCGGCTCCTCGTCGCGCGACCAGGAAGCCCTCGCGGCGCTGCATCGGGCCCAGCCTTTCCCGCCCACGCCGACGGGAACCAGCATCGGCATGGTTTGGAACTATTGA
- a CDS encoding carbonic anhydrase yields the protein MSVLNEVLGANAKYVAEFGKKGELALPPARRFAILTCMDARLDPAKYAGLAEGDAHVIRNAGGRATDDAIRSLVISHKLLGTVEWFVIHHTDCGMELFCDEVMGELLADSLATASFDGKTWSNPQHGGGCVAGRFIKWHTIKKQEESVEDDVRRIRQHPLAPRNIPIYGYIYDVKSGRLVEVPGATNAGKAS from the coding sequence ATGTCAGTATTGAACGAAGTGCTGGGCGCCAACGCCAAATATGTCGCCGAATTCGGCAAGAAGGGCGAGCTCGCCCTGCCCCCGGCGCGTCGATTCGCGATCCTCACCTGCATGGACGCGCGGCTCGATCCGGCGAAATACGCCGGGCTTGCGGAGGGCGACGCGCATGTGATCCGCAATGCGGGCGGACGCGCCACCGACGACGCAATCCGCTCGCTCGTGATTTCGCATAAGCTGCTCGGCACCGTGGAATGGTTCGTGATCCATCACACCGATTGCGGCATGGAGCTCTTCTGCGACGAGGTGATGGGCGAGCTTCTCGCCGACAGTCTCGCGACTGCTTCCTTCGACGGCAAGACCTGGTCGAATCCTCAGCACGGCGGCGGCTGCGTGGCCGGCCGTTTCATCAAATGGCACACGATCAAGAAACAAGAAGAAAGCGTCGAGGATGACGTGCGACGCATCCGCCAGCACCCGCTCGCGCCCCGCAATATTCCGATCTACGGCTACATCTATGACGTGAAGAGCGGCCGGCTCGTGGAAGTCCCCGGCGCGACAAACGCCGGCAAGGCGAGCTGA
- a CDS encoding FAD-dependent oxidoreductase, producing MSTNESLSARCCVVGGGPAGMMAAFLLARAGVDVVLLEKHADFFRDFRGDTIHPSTLELFYELGLLDEFLTLPHSKAREITGFVGEEKIPVADFTHLPTHCKFIALMPQWDFLNFLAEKGKRYPSLRLLMGAAAEDLILEDDRVVGVRATQGGKTLDIRADLTIAADGRHSTLRESAGLERIDFGAPMDVLWFRLARREDDPHEPLGRFAKGHILALIDRNEYWQCGFVIPKGGREALEGQGLEALRHEIARAAPFLADRVDTIKSWDDVKLLSVALDRLRCWSRPGLLFIGDAAHAMSPVGGVGVNLAIQDAVAAANLLAEPLRRGPVGPDLLAAVQRRREWPVGVTQSVQRFIQNRIIGTVLGGAEIGTLPLPLRFLRDFPLLRRLPARLIGLGVRPEHIRSPEAPPTGRGPG from the coding sequence TTGAGCACGAACGAATCTCTCAGCGCTCGCTGCTGCGTCGTCGGCGGCGGGCCGGCCGGCATGATGGCGGCCTTTCTTCTGGCCCGCGCCGGCGTCGATGTCGTCCTGCTCGAAAAGCACGCGGATTTTTTCCGCGACTTTCGCGGCGACACCATCCACCCTTCAACGCTCGAGCTTTTCTACGAGCTTGGACTGCTGGATGAATTCTTGACGCTTCCGCACAGCAAGGCGCGCGAGATCACGGGTTTTGTCGGCGAGGAAAAGATTCCGGTCGCGGATTTCACGCATCTGCCGACTCACTGCAAGTTCATCGCGCTCATGCCGCAATGGGACTTCCTGAATTTCCTGGCGGAGAAGGGGAAGCGCTATCCCTCCTTGCGGCTGCTCATGGGCGCCGCGGCCGAGGACCTCATTCTCGAAGACGACCGCGTCGTCGGCGTGCGCGCGACGCAAGGCGGAAAGACGCTCGACATACGCGCCGATCTGACGATCGCCGCCGATGGGCGCCACTCGACTCTGCGCGAGAGCGCAGGGCTGGAGCGCATCGACTTCGGCGCGCCGATGGACGTGCTCTGGTTCCGCCTGGCGCGCCGCGAGGATGATCCGCACGAGCCCTTGGGCCGTTTTGCGAAAGGCCACATCTTGGCTCTCATCGACCGGAACGAGTACTGGCAATGCGGCTTCGTCATCCCCAAGGGCGGGCGCGAGGCGCTCGAGGGTCAGGGCTTAGAGGCTTTGCGCCATGAAATCGCGCGGGCCGCGCCATTCCTTGCCGATCGCGTGGACACGATCAAAAGCTGGGACGACGTCAAGCTGCTGTCCGTCGCGCTGGATCGGCTCCGCTGCTGGAGCCGGCCGGGGCTTTTGTTCATCGGCGACGCGGCGCACGCCATGTCGCCCGTCGGCGGCGTGGGCGTTAATCTCGCGATCCAGGACGCGGTCGCCGCCGCCAATCTTCTGGCGGAGCCGCTACGGCGCGGTCCGGTCGGGCCCGATCTGCTTGCCGCCGTGCAGCGGCGACGCGAATGGCCTGTGGGCGTAACGCAGTCCGTGCAGCGCTTCATCCAGAACCGGATTATCGGCACGGTCCTGGGAGGCGCGGAGATCGGGACCCTTCCGCTTCCGCTGCGGTTCTTGCGGGACTTTCCGCTTTTGCGCCGACTTCCCGCGCGGCTCATCGGTCTCGGCGTCCGCCCGGAGCACATCCGGTCGCCTGAGGCGCCGCCTACGGGGCGAGGGCCGGGGTGA
- a CDS encoding YraN family protein — translation MTGGNGLDFGARAETLARVWLRLKLYKILARRYRVKGGEIDIVARRGDVVAFVEVKARAEMDAALIAITPQKQRRLRVAVARWLSLNPWAARYTLRADAIFVAPGRLPQHVEDVMSLERATSP, via the coding sequence GTGACGGGGGGCAACGGGCTCGACTTCGGCGCGCGCGCCGAGACGCTCGCAAGGGTCTGGCTGCGGCTGAAGCTCTACAAGATTCTGGCGCGTCGCTATCGCGTCAAGGGCGGCGAGATCGACATCGTCGCGCGGCGGGGCGACGTCGTCGCCTTCGTGGAGGTGAAGGCGCGCGCCGAGATGGATGCGGCGCTCATCGCGATCACGCCGCAAAAACAGCGTCGTCTGCGCGTGGCCGTCGCGCGCTGGCTCAGCCTCAATCCTTGGGCGGCGCGCTATACGCTGCGCGCCGACGCGATCTTCGTCGCGCCGGGACGCTTGCCGCAGCATGTCGAGGATGTGATGAGCCTCGAACGAGCGACATCGCCCTAA
- the metK gene encoding methionine adenosyltransferase translates to MTRKNYLFTSESVSEGHPDKVCDRISDEIVDAFFREGAKAGIDPYAIRVAAETLCTTNRVVIAGEVRGPHMAFEHVEDIARDAIKAIGYEQDGFHWKNAKVEVLLHEQSADIAQGVDAAGNKDEGAGDQGIMFGYAVRETPELMPAPLYYAHKILEDLAKARHSGKEKGLGPDAKSQVTLRYENGKPVEATQIVLSHQHTDENLSPQDVRQLVEPYIRAVLPADFVTSKTVWHVNPTGKFFIGGPDGDAGLTGRKIIVDTYGGAAPHGGGAFSGKDPTKVDRSAAYAARYLAKNIVAAGLSDRATIQLAYAIGVAEPLSIYVDLHGTGQVAEDKIEAVLPQIMRLTPRGIREHLKLNQPIYARTSSYGHFGRKPDGDGGFSWEKTDLVDALKSHFR, encoded by the coding sequence GTGACGCGCAAGAACTATCTCTTTACGAGCGAATCCGTTTCCGAGGGCCATCCGGACAAGGTCTGCGACCGCATTTCCGACGAGATCGTCGACGCCTTCTTCCGTGAGGGCGCGAAGGCCGGAATCGATCCTTACGCGATCCGCGTCGCCGCCGAGACGCTTTGCACCACGAATCGCGTCGTGATCGCCGGCGAGGTGCGCGGGCCGCACATGGCCTTCGAGCATGTGGAGGACATCGCCCGCGACGCGATCAAGGCGATCGGTTACGAGCAGGACGGCTTCCATTGGAAGAACGCCAAAGTCGAGGTGCTGCTGCACGAGCAGTCCGCCGACATCGCGCAGGGCGTCGACGCTGCGGGCAATAAGGACGAAGGCGCAGGCGACCAGGGCATCATGTTCGGCTACGCCGTGCGCGAGACCCCGGAGCTGATGCCGGCGCCGCTCTATTACGCCCATAAGATTCTGGAAGACCTGGCCAAAGCCCGCCACAGCGGCAAGGAGAAGGGCCTCGGTCCTGACGCCAAGAGCCAAGTGACGCTGCGCTATGAGAACGGCAAGCCGGTCGAGGCGACGCAGATCGTGCTCTCACATCAGCACACCGACGAGAACCTCTCGCCGCAGGACGTGCGCCAGCTCGTCGAGCCCTATATCAGAGCCGTGCTGCCGGCGGATTTCGTGACCTCCAAGACAGTCTGGCACGTCAATCCGACCGGCAAGTTCTTCATTGGCGGTCCCGACGGCGACGCCGGCCTCACGGGCCGCAAGATCATCGTCGACACCTATGGCGGCGCCGCGCCGCATGGCGGCGGCGCCTTCTCGGGCAAGGACCCGACCAAGGTCGATCGCTCCGCGGCCTATGCCGCGCGCTATCTCGCCAAGAACATCGTCGCCGCCGGTCTCTCCGACCGCGCGACGATCCAACTCGCTTACGCAATCGGCGTCGCCGAGCCTTTGTCGATCTATGTGGATCTGCACGGCACGGGGCAGGTCGCGGAGGACAAGATCGAGGCGGTGCTGCCGCAGATCATGCGGCTCACGCCGCGCGGCATCCGCGAGCACCTCAAGCTCAATCAGCCCATCTACGCGCGCACCTCGTCTTACGGCCATTTCGGCCGCAAGCCTGATGGCGACGGCGGCTTCTCCTGGGAGAAGACCGACCTCGTCGACGCGCTGAAGTCGCACTTCCGCTGA
- the mutS gene encoding DNA mismatch repair protein MutS, translated as MDRPAKCPQDGEAGASRDGASVKTATPMISQYVEIKAANPDSLLFYRMGDFYELFFEDAAVAARALGIMLTKRGKHLGEDIPMCGVPVERANDYLQKLIALGHRVAVCEQLEDPAEAKKRGAKSVVRRDVVRLVTPGTITEDALLDPGRPNAFAALSRLRAKDGGWRWGFASVDISTGAFTVGERAEAELVSALCRQEPREIVLAEELSREPGLRALLQGCAAPLSPVGREALAGAAAERRLMDFFRVSTLEGFGALSAAEIAAAALAIHYVERTQRGERPALSPPTSLRDSPILEIDAATRANLEIAQTLSGSREGSLIEAIDLTVTPAGARAFAERLGAPSTEPAEIGARLDAVAFFLEAARAREGLRERLARAPDLVRALARLSLQRGGPRDLAGLAAGLCVAREIAAFLSSADATLPPPPHVARELAALAAADAALERRLKESLVPEPPADRRAGGFIAQGVDAELDEARGLRDESRRVVAGFQSQYAEAAGVRQLKVKHNNFLGFFVEVPQAQGERLLKAPLDQLFTHRQTMADAMRFTTRELVELDQKIAQASDRAQAREEALFAALSEEVLAQTAEIRRIAQAFATLDGIAALAEIAARRDWVRPTVDASLDFEIEGGRHPVVEAALKANGKLFAPNDCALSGGKIAVVTGPNMAGKSTFLRQNALIALLAQAGSYVPAEKARIGVVDRLFSRVGASDDLARGRSTFMVEMVETAAILNSAGPRALVILDEIGRGTATFDGLSIAWATIEHLCATNRSRALFATHFHELTRLAKRLPSLVNLTMKVSERSGEIVFLHEVVPGAADRSYGVHVAELAGLPKSVVSRAHEILSELEAQDRRAPIEKMIDDLPLFSHRPPTPERKDPLRLALAAIEPDTLTPREALTLLYELKDKAKL; from the coding sequence ATGGATCGGCCCGCAAAATGTCCGCAGGATGGCGAGGCCGGCGCAAGCCGCGACGGCGCGTCGGTCAAAACGGCGACGCCGATGATCTCGCAATACGTCGAGATCAAGGCCGCGAACCCGGACTCCCTGCTCTTCTACCGCATGGGCGACTTTTACGAGCTGTTCTTCGAGGACGCCGCCGTCGCCGCGCGCGCGCTCGGCATCATGCTGACGAAACGCGGCAAGCACCTCGGCGAGGATATCCCCATGTGCGGCGTGCCGGTCGAGCGCGCCAACGATTATCTGCAAAAGCTCATCGCGCTCGGTCACCGGGTCGCCGTCTGCGAGCAGCTCGAAGACCCCGCCGAAGCCAAGAAACGCGGGGCCAAGTCGGTCGTGCGCCGCGACGTCGTGCGTTTGGTCACGCCCGGCACGATCACCGAGGACGCCCTGCTCGATCCGGGAAGGCCCAACGCCTTCGCCGCGCTGTCCCGCCTTCGCGCCAAGGACGGCGGCTGGCGCTGGGGCTTTGCGAGCGTGGACATCTCCACGGGCGCCTTCACGGTGGGCGAACGCGCCGAAGCGGAGCTCGTCTCCGCGCTCTGCCGCCAGGAGCCGCGGGAGATCGTCCTGGCGGAAGAGCTATCGCGCGAGCCCGGCCTGCGCGCGCTCCTTCAAGGCTGCGCAGCGCCGTTAAGTCCAGTCGGCCGGGAGGCGCTGGCGGGGGCGGCGGCCGAGCGGCGCCTCATGGATTTCTTCCGCGTCTCGACGCTGGAAGGCTTCGGGGCGCTCTCCGCGGCGGAGATCGCCGCGGCCGCGCTCGCCATCCATTACGTCGAGCGCACGCAGCGCGGCGAGCGCCCCGCCTTGTCGCCGCCGACGAGCCTCCGCGACAGCCCGATCCTCGAGATCGACGCGGCGACGCGCGCCAATCTCGAAATTGCGCAAACGCTCTCCGGAAGCCGCGAAGGCTCGCTCATCGAGGCTATCGATCTGACCGTGACGCCCGCAGGCGCGCGGGCTTTCGCCGAGCGGCTCGGCGCCCCGTCGACCGAGCCGGCCGAGATCGGTGCGCGCCTCGACGCGGTGGCATTCTTTCTCGAAGCGGCGCGGGCGCGCGAAGGGCTGCGGGAGCGGCTCGCGCGCGCGCCGGACCTCGTGCGCGCGCTGGCGCGGCTCTCCTTGCAACGCGGCGGCCCCCGCGATCTCGCGGGCCTGGCCGCCGGCCTTTGCGTCGCCCGAGAAATCGCGGCGTTCCTCTCGAGCGCCGACGCGACGCTCCCGCCGCCGCCGCATGTGGCCCGCGAGCTTGCGGCGCTCGCCGCCGCCGACGCCGCGCTCGAGCGTCGATTGAAGGAGAGCCTCGTTCCCGAACCGCCCGCCGATCGACGCGCTGGCGGCTTCATCGCTCAGGGCGTCGACGCCGAGCTCGACGAGGCGCGCGGCCTGCGCGACGAAAGCCGCCGCGTCGTCGCGGGATTTCAATCCCAATATGCGGAAGCCGCGGGTGTGCGGCAGCTCAAGGTCAAGCACAATAATTTCCTCGGTTTCTTCGTCGAGGTTCCGCAGGCCCAGGGCGAGCGCCTGTTGAAGGCGCCGCTCGACCAGCTGTTCACGCATCGCCAGACAATGGCGGACGCGATGCGCTTTACGACGCGCGAGCTCGTCGAGCTCGACCAGAAAATCGCGCAGGCGAGCGATCGCGCTCAGGCCCGCGAGGAGGCGCTGTTTGCGGCCCTGAGCGAGGAGGTCCTCGCGCAGACGGCGGAAATTCGCCGCATCGCGCAAGCCTTCGCGACGCTCGACGGGATCGCCGCGCTGGCCGAGATCGCCGCGCGGCGCGACTGGGTCCGGCCCACGGTCGACGCTTCGCTCGACTTCGAGATCGAGGGGGGCCGCCATCCGGTGGTGGAGGCGGCGCTGAAGGCGAACGGCAAGCTCTTCGCCCCCAACGACTGCGCGCTTTCGGGCGGCAAGATCGCCGTGGTCACCGGCCCCAACATGGCCGGTAAATCCACTTTCCTGCGCCAGAATGCGCTCATCGCGCTGCTCGCCCAGGCGGGCTCCTATGTGCCCGCCGAGAAAGCCCGCATCGGGGTCGTCGACCGGCTCTTCTCCCGCGTCGGGGCCTCCGACGATCTTGCGCGCGGCCGCTCGACCTTCATGGTCGAGATGGTCGAGACGGCGGCGATTCTCAATAGCGCCGGGCCGCGCGCGCTCGTCATCCTCGACGAGATCGGGCGCGGCACGGCGACTTTCGACGGCTTGTCGATCGCCTGGGCGACGATCGAGCATCTTTGCGCGACGAACCGCTCGCGGGCGCTGTTCGCCACACATTTCCACGAGCTGACGAGGCTCGCCAAACGCCTGCCGAGCCTCGTCAATCTGACGATGAAGGTCTCCGAGCGCTCGGGCGAGATCGTCTTCCTGCACGAGGTCGTCCCCGGCGCGGCGGATCGCTCCTATGGCGTGCATGTCGCGGAGCTCGCCGGTCTGCCAAAGAGCGTCGTTTCGCGCGCGCATGAGATCCTGAGCGAGCTCGAAGCGCAGGATCGGCGCGCGCCGATTGAAAAGATGATCGACGATCTGCCCTTGTTCTCGCACCGGCCGCCGACGCCCGAGCGCAAGGACCCGCTGCGCCTGGCGCTTGCGGCGATCGAGCCCGACACGCTGACGCCCCGGGAGGCGCTCACCCTTCTTTATGAATTGAAAGATAAGGCAAAGCTCTAG
- a CDS encoding outer membrane protein → MKKVAAISAIALAMGMGSALAADLPSRKAPVYVPPPPPLTWNGFYAGLNIGGAWNSNSPNNEVSAYWDPRLPFGSSFTAPGFGTTPNLFFLPNSGNNNGGNAGVVGGLQVGYNFQFNPSIVVGVETDFQGSSLSSNGGNNYQLFPSPYVAGLGTVPAGIGSPGVLVPVAAINGSNLALNYLGTVRGRAGWLFTPTLLVYGTAGFAYGGVQAWGQNNLRTGWTAGGGLEWMFAPNWSAKIEYLYADLSSGGQNGGSGWNWGYHFHPQLNIVRAGVNYHFNWAAPAPVLAKY, encoded by the coding sequence ATGAAAAAGGTTGCTGCTATTTCCGCCATCGCCCTGGCGATGGGCATGGGCTCGGCGCTCGCCGCCGATCTCCCCTCCCGCAAGGCCCCGGTCTATGTGCCGCCGCCGCCCCCGCTGACCTGGAACGGCTTCTACGCCGGTCTGAACATTGGCGGCGCCTGGAACTCCAACAGCCCCAACAACGAGGTCTCGGCCTATTGGGATCCGCGGCTTCCCTTCGGGTCCAGCTTCACGGCTCCTGGCTTTGGCACCACCCCGAACTTGTTCTTCCTGCCCAATAGCGGCAACAACAACGGCGGCAATGCCGGCGTCGTCGGCGGCCTGCAGGTTGGCTACAACTTCCAGTTCAACCCGTCGATCGTGGTCGGCGTCGAGACCGACTTCCAGGGCTCGAGCCTCAGCAGCAACGGCGGCAACAACTACCAGCTCTTCCCGTCGCCCTACGTTGCGGGGTTGGGCACCGTCCCGGCTGGCATTGGCAGCCCCGGCGTCCTGGTTCCGGTCGCGGCGATCAACGGCAGCAACCTGGCCCTGAACTACCTCGGCACGGTGCGCGGCCGCGCCGGCTGGCTGTTCACGCCCACCCTGCTTGTCTACGGCACGGCGGGCTTCGCTTATGGCGGCGTCCAGGCCTGGGGCCAGAACAACCTCCGCACCGGCTGGACCGCCGGCGGCGGTCTCGAGTGGATGTTCGCGCCGAACTGGTCGGCCAAGATCGAGTATCTCTACGCCGACCTCAGCAGCGGCGGACAGAACGGCGGCTCCGGCTGGAACTGGGGCTATCACTTCCACCCCCAGCTCAACATCGTCCGCGCCGGCGTGAACTATCACTTCAACTGGGCGGCCCCCGCTCCGGTTCTCGCCAAATACTGA